TCGAtcgtggaggaggaggaggagttcCCACCGCTCCGTGTTCCATTGCCACCCTGTCCCGCTTCCCCGTACTGGGGCGAAGCGCGTCCGTTGTAGGAATGCTCACCCGCCGACCCGGAAGACGACGAACCCGACGTTTGACCTCCGTAGTACTGCCGTTTGCGTCGGCGGTGACTTCTTCCGTAGTCGCGCATCATCTGTTGCTCCTCCTCGTTGCGATCGCGCTGTCCCCACTCGCCCATCGTTCTCGCTCGATCCGGCTCTCCGTTGCGACTCTGCTCTCTTCTACTGCCATCCATCTGCTGCCATCGGCCACCCTCCTCCGGTCGGTTCATCCGTCCCTGTCCTCGCTCATTTCCATCGTAGCGCCGATCGTAGTACACCTTGTTCGATCCTCCCTGCCTTTTGGGCTGCGAGCCGCCTTGCCTGCCGTTGTCGTCGCCGTTGTCTTTCCGCTCGTTCGATTCGTCCGAAGCCGATGAGTCATAGTCCGCGTACTCGTCGCTGCTACGATTCTCCGACCCCGCGTTCGTTATCTTGTTCATGCACGTCCGCACGATACGCTTCACGTCGTCGGCGCTCGGTCCTTCACCCGTGCGACAGCGCAAACCTTCGACCGGCGCGGGAGACGTgcccaccagcagcagaagcactATCGCACCACAAATGCCAACGGTGACTGCTCTGCCAACACACCTTTTCTGCGGTGTGTTCTCGTCCATCTCCGTTAAATGTGTTCCAACATTTCGCTTCTGACTCTGCGAACTACCTGATACCTGATTGCTAGAGCTACTTCATCGGAGTTGGACGAGTCGGTACGGGTTTTATACCTCACCGAGCGACCCACATTTGATGGACAGATCTATCGGCCAATTGGTCTGTCAGAATGCGCGATAACAATGCGATGCCTACAGAGTGGACATGTTAATTGCCGTCAGCCTTGAGATGGCACATATATCATGCCATGTACACTGTTCACCTGCAACTCCCCCCCTCTAACCAATGTACCTTGCATACCTTGCAGATGATACTGAAGCTGGAAATGATCACCAAAGAGCGGGAGCGGGAGATGGAACGCCTGTGGAAAGAGTTCCAGCGCGTACTCAACGTCTACCTGCGCAACACGGAGGAGTACCGGAACGAGTACAACACGCTGCGCGACCAAGACTCGAGCGACACCAAGAACATCCAGGACCACTACGCGGAGGTAGCACGGCTGAGCGACCAGATAGCGGATCTGCGGCTCAAGCTGGCCACCCTGAAGGAGGAGCACGACTTCAACATGAAGCAGATGCAGAAAAGCAAGGCCGAGCTGCAGTCACGCGTCCAGAACCTCAAGCAGGAGATGGAACTCGGTACCCGGCTTGACCGCGAGCAGCTGAAAACGCTCGCCGTCTACAGCAACGACGCCATCAAGCATCTCCAGGCGATGCTGAAGAAGGTGAAATCGATCTACCAGATCGCGAGCTTCTGCAAAAAGTATGAAACCGAGTCGGAAGATTTGCTGCCCTTCGTGCGACGTGCGAACAACGAAACCGGACAGTCGGAACAGCCGGCAGCCGGCGAGCGAGCGCTCGTACCCGCCGCCACGTTGGATCCCACGATGGAATCGTTCAAGCGCGAAGTGTTCGACACGGCGGAACTGTTCGAGAGTTTCTGGATGCGGTTCAACAAAGCGCGCATCGATGTGGCCTGCCTGCGGGAGGAAAAGCAGCAGCTGATCGATCGGAACGAGCAGCTGAAGGCGCATCTGAAGGATTACCTCATCACGGTCAACATGAACAGCGGCGGGCCGGTCGAATCGAACGCCGATCTGCTCGCCAAACGTCCCACCTCGATGAGGATCGAGAAGCTGGTGCGCGTCGACGAGGAGGTGATCGTGCCGGAGGGAACTCGCAAGGCGGTTCGATTCCGAACCAGTGGACAGCAACAGCGTCGGCCGGTAACCTGCATCGAGGGAAACCTCAGCAACGCCATTCGTAACGAGCGGCTGCTGGAGGTGCGGGCGAAGTCGTCCGAAATTTACTCCATGGTCCCAAACAGAGCCTGAGCGCGCCGCAGTGTGTCAGATTTCTGTTAAacttttattaaataaattcttCTTAAGCTTACGAgggtttgtgtctgtgtgtgtgtgtgtgtgtgtgtgtgtgtgtggaatggTGTGATTAGTGCTTACACTGTAGAATACGTAGACGCCATACCAAATATACGCTTACATCGAAGCATACATGAAGCGTGTTGCAAGGGGCGATGGATGACTTGGTTCTTCTCTAGCTAAACCGATGGGAAGATCTGGTGCCGGCTACGAGCACTGGTCGATCGGCCGCGACGAACGATTGCGTCCGGCGGATCATGAACTCGCCTGCGCTGGTCCGGTAGGTGGGAGACATGGCCTGCGAAAGGAAGCGAACGTGTAACACAAATCGGAACAATCTCAAGCGCTTCCGGCTACCAACCTGCAGTTTTGCCTCCACGATGCCCTTGTTGTCCTCCGACAGCTGTATCTTCTGCCGGGCGAGCTTCAGCTCCCGGTCCAGCCGTTTGCGCTCCTCCTCCAGCTGCCGCAGCATCCCTTCCGCCTCGAGCAGCTTCTGCTCGTTCTCCTGCTGCCGATGCTCGAACTCCATCCGCTTCTGGCGCTCCTGTTCCAGCAGGCTCTTCTGCTCCGCCTGCAGCTGCTCGAGCTCTTCGCGCTTTTCCCACTCCTCGGCCAGCACGCGCGCCTGCAGCGCCCGTACAATCTCCTCGTCCCGCTTGGCCTGTATCTCGTCCTCCAGCATCTTCTCCAGGCACAGCTTCACGTCCTCCAGCTCGGCCACGCGGCGCGAATCCTCCCGGGCGACGGCCTCGTACTGGCGGGCCTGTGATTCTGCCGCCAGCCGGGCCTGCTTCTCGCGCTCCAGCTGGACGTGCGTTTCCTCCAGCCGGCGCAGATGCTGGCTGCGCAGCTGTTCCTCTTCCCGGCGACGGCGCTGCTCCGCTTCGCGCTGCTGCTTGCGCCGGTTCACCGTGTCGCGCTGGAACCCTTCCCGCCCGGTCGAGTACGTGATCGCTAGCTGGAGGGCGGCGATCCACTGCAGCCGCGTCTTGTGATCGTGCGTCCCGAGCTCGTACGTCCGGTCGCCCGACACGAGCGTGAAGCGCTGCACCTTCTCCTGCTTGCCCGAGCTCGGGTTGCCCGCCGGCTTCACCATGAAGCGCGAGTCCAGCACGATCGTGCCGCAAACCTCCCGATCCGCTGGGTGCTTGTAGTAGGACAGCTCGCACGGCTGCAGCACGAAGAAGTACTCGCGGAACGTCGGCAGCACGTAGCCACGGCGCGACAGGTAGCCCTTCTTGATCACGTCCTCGATCAGCGTCTGGTACATGTCGccgatcgcttcgcagatcgATTCGCGGTAGTCGTTCACCTTGTCGTAGTTCTTGAAGCGCAGCATCTCGAGCAGCTCGCCAAACTCGAGCGACTCCTCCGAGGTGCGCAGGTAGTCGTACTTGCCGTCGCCGTCGTAGTTCAGCCCGAGCGCGTTCAGCAGATGCTTGATGATGATCAGCGCCTCCATCGGGTGGATCTTGACCGTGTAGAGATCGGGCTCGGACGCGTCGGTGGACAGGTCGGCCACGAGACAGAATATGCGGAACAGCTTGTACACGGCCTCCTCCGTGTAGTACTGATCGTTGGCCGGGAAATTCATCCGGCACACTAACCAACAGACCTAGCGGATGATGGAAAATGGGTCCATTTAGCTTGAGCCAGCCTTTCTTTAGTGTCCTCTTATCTTACCTCATCGATTTTGGTTTCATAATTGCGCAACGCCGCCAGTGGCAGCTCGTTCGACACGCCAGCAAACACCTCCTGCGCCAGGTAGTACCGATAGTGCTCAAAGTTCAGTGTTGCCGTCGACCGGAAGTGGTCCAGTCCCCGCTCCACACCGTACAGATCGAGCAGCGTTGCAATGTTAGCCGTTAGCACCTGTTGTGAAGAGCCAAGCGAGCAGGAAGCGTTAGACCagggtttgttgttgtgtgcattAAACGTGACACGTTGGTGGCAACAGCCAAGGTGGAAcattaaacaaataacaaacttCTAAAACCTATTTTTAAGCATCTAAACGgttcattttcaaaataaaaagcactacggaacggaactaggaAGCTTTGAGCAGGGGAGAGTCAAAACAATCTAAAACGTTTAGCAACTTCGTGAACGGTGTTGTTTGTCGGACGGTTTTTATTACTTCCTCGTGGGTCGGCTAGACGTTTTACAACACCCTAGAGGTGccaacaataaacaaaaaaacccattttcaaacagcttttaCAACCTCCATTACGCTCGGATGACTTCGGTGGGAAAGTTCAGAAGTTATTGGGAAGGTATATTGAATCCAATCATTAATAAACGAAGGGATGGCCTTTTAATTTCAATAGTTCGAAAACAACACTCACCTTCAGCTTCGATTTGCTCACGAATCCGTCCCGGTTCTGCTGCAAAGCATTGAACGCATGGCATATACTGTTGGTAACGTTCTTCAGCAAGGTCGCCATGATGATTCACTGTGTGTTGTCAGCACTCGCCGTTCTTGATTGTTGAGTTGGTTGAGCTTCCGTTCCTTTGCCTACTGCACCGTTTCACAAACTACACTTGGTGTGTCTTCTTTTGCAGTAAATGTTCACTAATCGTCTCTTTGCTTTCGGCGGACTTAATTATCGTTCCGTAATCGTGTCACTGTACCAACTACGCGCGCACTACCGACAGCGTATCGCACTCGTCGCCACGCACCAGCACACTGTCCGGCGAGCGCATCCTCGCAACACCGATCAACGCTGGAAGCTGCTCCGGCTGCACCAATCGGGCGGACGAGTGGGGCGATATCTCCAAGCCAGCCGATACGAACCTCGCGCAGAACTCAGCCACAGTCACAACACAGTCGGTCGGGCACCAGTGTGCTTTTGCTGTTCTTTCGGCTGCTTTAGAGAGGGTGGCAACTCCGATGGCAACCCCTTATTCTCATGCGTGTGCGTACCTAAAACACGAGCTCTGGCTGCAAGATTGAAACGATTAGAGGTGAAGAAATTACATCGATTTGCCAACCCAGACCCCGCGCGTCCGATTGTGTCGCCTCCCACGGCGCGAACAGTGGGACGCGCGCACGTGGGCCTCCGGGGGGTTTTTCCCACCCATTATCTTTGCGAAGAAGCGCGCGCTACTAATTTCACGCATTCATAGCCACTAATCAGGCTCGGCTGCACGAAGAACGTGAAGAGATTatcacaataacaacaacaacagctgaGTTCGGCCGGCCCGTGTTGCAATTGCAGTTTTGCACCTGCCCCAACTGCATCGCCTGCGCggcctgtgtttgtgtgcatattTAGACATTGCCGATGTGAATGATGTCACAAGGGCGCACATATTTGACGAGACATTTGATACCGAAACAATGGCGCGTGTGAGCGCGCACGTGCGCGTTTTCATCAATTGCGACAAAGGCAGCGCGAGTCGTCGAGATTACCCATTGCACACAGGTACAACATGCAATTGGCGTCATATGTGCACTTGAAATGGATGTTTATAAACACTGTTTGAAGCATAAAAGTTGTCCTCCAAATCTTCCAACCCTTTGAAAGTCCCTAAAAGCGCCCTGGAATTATACAGTACGGAACTAATTCTATCACTTATTGGGAATCAATCTCCCAACATTGTAACGATCTCTGCCCCGCGATCATCGATGAATCACGGGTTTGCCCAACTCGGATCGATAGCAAAACAGTCGCGGACGCGTTCTCGGACGGTATCGATCGcctttctctccttttccAGCGCTCCCGAGACGCAAATCGGTCCCGTTTtcaatgtttgatttttgcgTACTGATTAGTCCAGCCCCCGTGCCGACCAAACCCGCTACCGACACCTTATTAGGCGAACACTGgctagccagccagccaacaaCTTGAGGGGATGTGTTCAATCGTAACGCTTCTTAATTGCTAAACACCATTTCGCACGCCGACCATTCGCCGTTCGCTTTCCCGGTCCGTGTCCATGTGGTCCCCAGCATTTTCTCCCACGCGACGACAATTGCGCTGCTCAAAACCGGTGATTATAAAACTCACTCAACTCTCCGTTGTGCGTGTACCTTgttcagtttttgtttgtgattttttcttctttacagATTGTGAGAGACATGTCGAGCACTGGTTGGTTCTCCTTAGCTGAGCAGCATTATTTGGACAgaacagctttttttttttttgttaatccAGGGACAAGCCCGACCTCTGATCCAGATTTGTGGCAAGCCCAGAAAACACACGAACCATTCACGCGCCGAAAAAGAAATGATCGCTAGCTGGCGACATAACGACACAACGCGATTCATTAATTTGAGTGCTTTTCTGTCGCCATTTTGGAAGCGAATCGAACCGGGGTTCGCACCTTGCGCCAAGAAACACGCAAAAAGAAAGTGCTGTCGCCCCGCGGGCCCGCAAACGAGGACGCATCGTCCTCATGGCGATCGCGTTGCGTGGGCGATCGTTGTAATAttaacgatcgatcgatggtcGCGCCATCAATCGGCTTCCACTGGCCATTTCCAATTGAGGAAATTGTCCCCATTTTGTGGATCGTCAACAAAACTATCGTTTCAAAACTAATGAACAAAAGAGCGAAAGATATTGGCCCAGTTGTGCGCTTGGGCAGCTCCGCTGAAAGAGTCTTTGTTTTGAAATCGAATGACAAACTGGTATCACGGCAAACGGGATTCTACCCCCATGCGCGGAGCTCCAATAGAATTAGCTCACATTAAATATTAACAACGCAAGATCGTCGCAAGATTCGATCAAGCCAGAACTTCTTCCTCGAACGCCCTCAACTCATATCAAAAGCGTGTGTCTGCTGGTTATGAACTGCCGAACGTCTAGGATTTAGGACGTTCGCCATCGGACCAAATAAGGTTCGGACGTGTTATTTGCATGCAAAATCACCGATACTCCCCTTTCAAACCCCACCGAGGAGCAAAATTGATCGTTaggcaattaaaataaatgatcTCTTCCATTTCCGGCCGCAATCAACGTGCGCGCGCCCGCGTGTCCTTTTTGCGCCAACGGGCATATCCAACTCTCCAAGTCCAAATGATGCGTAGTAACCTTGTGGCAAGTTATGCACATTCTGACAGCTCAATCGAGGATTAAATATGATACGATATCACGAACGACACAAGTCTGTTGCGTGTTTTGCAACAATCTTGTCCTCTGCAAACGGATGCTCTTAAACGATCTCATCAACTCCACCGGGTGGGTCATTAGCATAAATACCGCCGATCGTAATGCCTCGCCACTTTGGGAGACACTCCAGGTGCGGACCTGAGCTCTTAAGCGTTGGGGCGCTAGAGAAGCCGCGATCTAGAACGTCGTGGTCGACAATAAAAATGCACTTGACATTCGTGACTAATAAAACACCGCCGCTCGGAATCCCATTTGTGAGACAGACGCCACCGAGCAGAGCGACGAGTCCCCCGCCGTGGATCGATCCAAATATGGACATTTCTTTATCAAAACTCACCGTTCGCGGCTTGGCAAACGGCAACCGACCCATCATCGCACATCACTCTCGGCGCTTCGCCAACAACAGAATCGGACAACTTCAGACAAATCTCTGGGAAGTAGGAGGACAAGGAGGAGCAGACAACAGACAAGTAATAAAGCAGCCACAAACGGCTGCTCCCCCCATCGGCGGCAGCACATTAAGCGGCTCCAACTGGCGGCTCCAGCATCATAAACTTAATCCCTCCCCCTCCGATCGACATCGGCCGGTAGAGATTAATAGTAAAGCCGCGGTACCGCTTTGCGCTGCGGCCATATTCTAATGAGATCTCCTCCACCTCTTCTTCCGTCCTCCCGCTCGACAACGACTTCCTTGTGGTGTCCGTCAACTCCCAGCCACCCTCCCATGGTAATGCGCAATTATAAAACGATCTAGTTTTGAGCAATGTTTGCGAGTGCCGAGTGCCCGAACCAAACCGATAGTGCGCCCCGGCACAAGAGCGTCTATAGAATACGGTACACACTCCAGCAACCGATTCTAATGTGCCCTGCTAAAGGTGTGCCCCGTAGGCGGCCCGTCGCTGTCCGTTTTGCTTAGGTCCGTCCATGGCAATGACCGAACAATACACGGCTACTCCCGGGTCTGAGGTGGGTCCTCAACGGCGCTCCGCAGCGCAGCGTGAAGAGAGTGCCCAAAAAAGGTCACCTTGTTCGCAGCAGTAGGGCCTGCCGGCGAAGGGTTCCGAAAAGGGCCGCGAACGATGGCCAAGGACGCGGCTGACAGCACAACGCCGACGCCGCATGCCCAGATGAATGGATGCGCGCGCCCCACgtcaatgtaaacaaacgctcTTCCGTAATTTCCGCACGCGCGACTGAGTCGGAGTTCAAAAGCACGCTGGGGTTCTCTTCctgaccttgaccgacgacgCCACCGCCACATTGTCGCGTGAAGCTGAAGCTGGGAACGAGTTTTTATGCCCAAATATGCTCGCGCCCACCTCCGCTTCGGGGCACATTCTTCACTTCTACCGCTTGGTTGTATAAAGGGGGAGTTGTAGCAGTACCGCTTGCCGATCATTATGAATTCCACCAACTCTTCCAAGCGCACAAGCGCACTGCCACGATCGCGGGGCACCGGACCGATCAAGACTCGGGGCCCAAGTGTCAAGTTACAACTGCCAACTTGGTGATGGTGTATCACGGGCGGCCCCCTCCCTTGGCGGAAGGCAGCGTGTGAGATAAATTGCCCGATCACGATGTGTCGTGGCCAAAGCATAAACTAAACGAGCGACAAGCAACGCCACGCGGCCGTTTGGCGCCGTTTTACGACCGACTCGGGGAAGGCGCCCCCGCTCCAAGGGAACCAGGGAACGTTCTTAAACATTGCCGATCGGTTCGGGGACAATCGCTAGTCCACACacgtgtgtgcctgtgtgtgtttgtttactgtcCCCGATGGTCGGTAAGATAAGCACCTTGATCTTAGCATTAAACGTAAACGATACCTCAGTCGGACAGTTGATCCGAGTTGTAGCCCCAGTGCACCCAGTGCGATTGGGTGATGGGATATTCACCAGGTCGTGTGCGCTTCTTCGTACAACAGCAGAGCGGGGGAAAAAGTGGACGGAAATACACCAGCACGCGTCATCTTACGCGTTGTcacaagtgcatccaatgcaATGTGATGAAATATGAATGGTGATGATCGTACGATCTTGAACACAAGGGCACTAGGGTCTTTGTACCCAGGGAAGTGCTAGAGTGGGGACAACAGTGGAGCTACCTAAAACTAGGTTAATTGAATTTCACCAAACGACAATTCCTGACAGTAACTGGTCTTTGTGCTCACAACTTATCACATCGTTCACCTAAGACCAATTAAGTTCTCCATCAGTGCCTCACACGTCAATGCCTTCCGCACGCACCCTATACTTATCTCCCGAGTAGCGACGACGACCACAAGAGTTCCCCCCTAACACAGGGATTGGGTTGagtgtgttgctgttgtttttatcAACGCCAGGAAGCGTTGACAACCCCACCGGACATTATCGCCGTCGTGCGAGACACCTCGCGTCAATCACCGTTCCCAAACACCTGAGATAATTGAATAATTATCTGACACGCAATGCACGCGTCGTCAAATCAAAGGCAGGCGTTAGTGGCGTTCCCCTTAGCGAGACTCTGAGCACCGGGGGAGGAAGCGGATATCTGTCGACGATCAAAACATTACGACCCGCTGCGTGGCGTTAGCCTCCGCACACAAGAGTTCCCAGTTCCGCGGATCATAAACCATGTGCCATATTAGGTAATCTCAACCTGCTGGGAAGGTTAGTggagtgtgttgttgttgtctagTCATCGTTGGACTACCACCACCTTCGGGACGACCGGTTTCAACCAATCAACAACACAAAGCcagtgtgtgttggtttgggGTCTTTATTTACCATAGGTTCATAGGAGACTCGAAGCGTCTTTTCGGCAAGCGACCCACCAAAGAACTCCTCTCTAAgggcaaaaaaacataatcaaaCAGTCCGtttctttgctgctgcttgtagGACAGACGCCCAACGGCCCCAAAAACCCCAGCGTATCAGACACTTTACAGC
This genomic interval from Anopheles merus strain MAF chromosome 3L, AmerM5.1, whole genome shotgun sequence contains the following:
- the LOC121600122 gene encoding general odorant-binding protein 71 — encoded protein: MDENTPQKRCVGRAVTVGICGAIVLLLLVGTSPAPVEGLRCRTGEGPSADDVKRIVRTCMNKITNAGSENRSSDEYADYDSSASDESNERKDNGDDNGRQGGSQPKRQGGSNKVYYDRRYDGNERGQGRMNRPEEGGRWQQMDGSRREQSRNGEPDRARTMGEWGQRDRNEEEQQMMRDYGRSHRRRKRQYYGGQTSGSSSSGSAGEHSYNGRASPQYGEAGQGGNGTRSGGNSSSSSTIERDRACLMQCFFEEMKATNADGFPEKHKVLHVITKDIREHELREFYVDSIQECFHMLGLDNRLKDKCDYSMRFVTCLSDRFETNCDDWESVTSAMF
- the LOC121600116 gene encoding dynein regulatory complex subunit 2 — its product is MGKKKGGNKNKLAKMSDEERARYLQHRADMEEEARRRKQQLIATFMKNKLKREDAFARLNLAKINQEWRTILRNIKCKELKEEVEAVEKTCTECIENKNAVIKRLLCDLDESEDLYSTMLHAHMERVEKIIRIHNDRVNFLTELYELDKKEIIDNYQREMELYKQKKFELQKDLECVFYGLAEKARTDRLRNEEEHMLKKDELKNSMILKLEMITKEREREMERLWKEFQRVLNVYLRNTEEYRNEYNTLRDQDSSDTKNIQDHYAEVARLSDQIADLRLKLATLKEEHDFNMKQMQKSKAELQSRVQNLKQEMELGTRLDREQLKTLAVYSNDAIKHLQAMLKKVKSIYQIASFCKKYETESEDLLPFVRRANNETGQSEQPAAGERALVPAATLDPTMESFKREVFDTAELFESFWMRFNKARIDVACLREEKQQLIDRNEQLKAHLKDYLITVNMNSGGPVESNADLLAKRPTSMRIEKLVRVDEEVIVPEGTRKAVRFRTSGQQQRRPVTCIEGNLSNAIRNERLLEVRAKSSEIYSMVPNRA
- the LOC121600115 gene encoding differentially expressed in FDCP 6-like, with translation MATLLKNVTNSICHAFNALQQNRDGFVSKSKLKVLTANIATLLDLYGVERGLDHFRSTATLNFEHYRYYLAQEVFAGVSNELPLAALRNYETKIDEVCWLVCRMNFPANDQYYTEEAVYKLFRIFCLVADLSTDASEPDLYTVKIHPMEALIIIKHLLNALGLNYDGDGKYDYLRTSEESLEFGELLEMLRFKNYDKVNDYRESICEAIGDMYQTLIEDVIKKGYLSRRGYVLPTFREYFFVLQPCELSYYKHPADREVCGTIVLDSRFMVKPAGNPSSGKQEKVQRFTLVSGDRTYELGTHDHKTRLQWIAALQLAITYSTGREGFQRDTVNRRKQQREAEQRRRREEEQLRSQHLRRLEETHVQLEREKQARLAAESQARQYEAVAREDSRRVAELEDVKLCLEKMLEDEIQAKRDEEIVRALQARVLAEEWEKREELEQLQAEQKSLLEQERQKRMEFEHRQQENEQKLLEAEGMLRQLEEERKRLDRELKLARQKIQLSEDNKGIVEAKLQAMSPTYRTSAGEFMIRRTQSFVAADRPVLVAGTRSSHRFS